The Camelina sativa cultivar DH55 chromosome 18, Cs, whole genome shotgun sequence DNA window CTcttaatcatcttcttcattctgaCAACACTTTCCCAGTTACCAGCATTGGCATACAAACTGGACAGAAGCAAGCCATTCCCTGAGTTCTCAGGTTCGAGCTCTGCTAAGTGCTTTGCTGCAATCCTTGCAAGCTCCATGTTCCCGTGATTTCTACACGCACCTAACAAAGCACCCCACACAAACAAATCCGGCTCCATTTGCATAGCCTTGATCATCTCATAGGCCTCAACAAGCTTCCCTGCTCGGCCGAGAAGATCCACCATACAAGCATAATGCTCCAATCTCGGGTCGATTCTGTACTTGTTTTGCATTGAATGGAACAATTTTTTCCCAAGATCAGTTAACCCCGCGTGGCTGCAGGCTGTGAGGATGGCCGTGAATGTTAAGTGGTCTAGTTTCTCACCCGTGGCTTCCATCTGATTAAATAGCTCAACTGCTTTGTCAGAAAGCCCGTGATTTGCGTAGCAGAAGATCATCGAGTTGAAAGTAACAGTTGTCTTCTTTGGCGTCTTGTGAAACAAGATCATTGCTTCTGATATGTTACCACATTTGCCATACATATCGAGCAAAGCACTTCTAACGAAACCGTGATCTTCTAGTCCAGTGACTACCGAGTAGCCATGAATCTCCTTGCCGTGCTTCATATTTGAAAGTGTGGTACAAGCAGGCAAAAGAGTTGTGATCGTAGCTGAGTTTGGATAAAACCCATGAGTTAACATCTGTTTAAAAGCATCAAAAGCTTTCTCATTCTGAAAATTATGTACAAGGCCTGATATTATGGAAGTCCAGGACACAACGTCGGGCTTGTGACCATCCAAACACATCATCTCAAGAATCTcagatacttgttcttcactaCCCATATGCGCAAATCCTGAAAGTATAGCATTCCAAGTGATAATATCAGGTTTTATTCCTACTCGTTTCATATCTTTCACCAAGTTCAACGCTTTATCTGATTGACTGTTGTTAGCATAACCAGAGATCATAGCATTAAACACAACCAAATCTTGTTCACCCAAATCATCAAACACCTTCCTCGCATTATCTACCTCCCCATACTTCGAATACATATCAATAAGCGAGCTAACTATAAAAGCATCAGATTCAAACGAACACTTCAGCACAAGACAATG harbors:
- the LOC109130435 gene encoding pentatricopeptide repeat-containing protein At5g59600, whose translation is MIKLSVIPRSFRLLSIGSYVELIENNGRDRLLSGGRVLHAHLVTSGIARLVKTAAKLVTFYVECGKVADARKVFDEIPKRDISGWVVMIGACARNGFYQEALDLFREMNTEGLKLDAFIVPSLLKASRNVLDQEFGKMIHCLVLKCSFESDAFIVSSLIDMYSKYGEVDNARKVFDDLGEQDLVVFNAMISGYANNSQSDKALNLVKDMKRVGIKPDIITWNAILSGFAHMGSEEQVSEILEMMCLDGHKPDVVSWTSIISGLVHNFQNEKAFDAFKQMLTHGFYPNSATITTLLPACTTLSNMKHGKEIHGYSVVTGLEDHGFVRSALLDMYGKCGNISEAMILFHKTPKKTTVTFNSMIFCYANHGLSDKAVELFNQMEATGEKLDHLTFTAILTACSHAGLTDLGKKLFHSMQNKYRIDPRLEHYACMVDLLGRAGKLVEAYEMIKAMQMEPDLFVWGALLGACRNHGNMELARIAAKHLAELEPENSGNGLLLSSLYANAGNWESVVRMKKMIKRKRFRRFLGSSWVEAV